In one window of Mytilus trossulus isolate FHL-02 chromosome 7, PNRI_Mtr1.1.1.hap1, whole genome shotgun sequence DNA:
- the LOC134725866 gene encoding uncharacterized protein LOC134725866, giving the protein MLDKAAVTEYVKLVVEDEVKRGTGDQFLCDSDLHTLLVDDKSSPVPRETIVGYPTYPLYREIGNMLYQWLENKECPVVNLPKYELLDEKVYVESRTATFATITPMLNGMTSLWDHWGEEERKYRIRSILTLLEKRGMLDLLGIRKTVGTKEILPCSRKVLEDCFTAKHSPDSSSKLSVGARALAKHSHRDMSTSWWGVCTGTEEAKNEHALKIMNKILDNATWLNTHWLPQDIIILEARHTEGYGARWTADGSSFRGFLEPQMEGGHDAGWKH; this is encoded by the exons ATGTTGGATAAAGCAGCAGTGACTGAATACGTGAAACTG GTTGTAGAAGATGAAGTAAAAAGAGGAACAGGGGACCAGTTTTTATGTGACAGTGATTTACACACTTTACTGGTGGATGATAAAAGTAGCCCAGTACCAAGGGAGACAATTGTTGGTTACCCCACCTATCCTTTATACAGAGAGATAGGAAACATGTTGTACCAGTGGTTAGAAAACAA AGAATGTCCAGTTGTAAATCTGCCTAAGTATGAGTTATTGGATGAGAAAGTGTATGTGGAATCAAG AACAGCAACCTTTGCCACCATTACACCAATGCTAAATGGTATGACTTCACTGTGGGACCACTGGGGTGAGGAGGAAAGGAAATACAGAATCAGATCCATCTTGACT cTGCTAGAAAAGAGAGGAATGTTAGATCTATTGGGCATTAGAAAAACAGTGGGAACAAAGGAGATTTTACCGTGTTCAAGGAAAGTGTTGGAAGATTGTTTTACAGCAAAACATTC gcCAGATTCTAGTTCTAAGCTGTCTGTTGGTGCCAGGGCATTAGCCAAGCACTCTCATAGAGATATGAGTACATCTTGGTGGGGTGTGTGCACTGGAA CTGAGGAGGCAAAGAATGAGCATGCCTTGAAGATAATGAACAAGATTTTAGATAATGCCACCTGGTTAAACACACACTGGTTACCG CAAGATATCATCATCTTAGAAGCCAGACATACAGAAG gTTATGGGGCCAGATGGACAGCTGATGGCTCATCGTTTAGAGGATTCTTAGAACCTCAGATGGAAGGTGGCCATGATGCTGGATGGAAGCATTGA